One window of the Emcibacter sp. genome contains the following:
- the thpR gene encoding RNA 2',3'-cyclic phosphodiesterase produces MDKEAKTVRLFMAIPLTGEATETVGHFSRRLKKQLSGADIRWIPPENYHLTLAFLGNQPEEKIPLLSEILKRAGRQAAPLQITMNGMQQLGVFARTRFLAVSIEENIALTVLQDRLVRDLSENGFEVPVREFIPHITLARVRGRAALPRTLPNMELTFREQVTEIGLYRSETLQDGAVYTPVVRAVLTGRD; encoded by the coding sequence ATGGACAAAGAGGCAAAGACAGTAAGGTTATTTATGGCCATTCCCCTGACAGGGGAGGCAACGGAGACGGTCGGCCATTTCTCCAGACGATTGAAAAAGCAGTTGAGCGGGGCGGATATACGCTGGATCCCGCCGGAAAACTATCATCTGACACTGGCCTTTCTGGGCAACCAGCCGGAAGAAAAAATACCATTGCTGTCGGAGATCCTGAAGCGGGCAGGGCGGCAGGCGGCGCCTTTACAGATAACCATGAATGGCATGCAGCAGTTAGGGGTATTCGCGCGGACGCGGTTTCTTGCAGTGTCTATTGAGGAGAATATAGCATTGACCGTATTGCAGGACCGACTTGTCCGCGACCTGTCGGAAAATGGTTTTGAGGTGCCGGTTCGTGAATTCATACCTCATATCACCCTGGCCAGGGTGAGGGGCCGGGCGGCATTGCCGCGTACTTTGCCAAATATGGAGCTTACATTCCGGGAACAGGTTACGGAAATAGGCCTCTACAGAAGTGAAACTCTGCAGGACGGGGCGGTCTATACCCCTGTTGTCCGGGCAGTCCTGACAGGGCGGGATTAG
- a CDS encoding TonB-dependent receptor, whose amino-acid sequence MGGARFYKYRNTLYGFNGFLGHCTGYYDGNGDFVEDRDTGTPQYPCFDTRILDDEKENTGQSFKVNLSYTIDDDKMVYATFSQGFRPGGVNRARVPGIPSYEEDFVDNYEIGWKTTWMDNRLRFNGAVYYVEWSDVQLGVLDFAVSNLTIIRNAGNSRTYGAEFDLVFAATENLTLSMSGSYNDAKLTTAYENRYEDDGDTVIETIAPAGTRMPFVPEFQFTAIARYEAEVGNLPGFLQAAYSYTGYSWNNLDISLREKQHAYGLLNLSAGVSGDNWTFSVFADNVTDTRAEIAKYYPGYPSELDTTTSTNRPRTIGARFGQKF is encoded by the coding sequence TTGGGCGGTGCGCGTTTCTATAAATACCGGAATACACTGTATGGCTTTAACGGCTTCCTTGGCCATTGTACCGGCTATTATGATGGCAATGGTGACTTTGTTGAAGATCGGGACACTGGAACACCTCAGTATCCCTGTTTCGATACCAGAATTCTGGATGATGAAAAAGAAAACACCGGTCAAAGTTTTAAAGTCAACCTGAGCTACACCATTGATGACGACAAAATGGTCTATGCCACATTCTCCCAGGGATTCCGTCCTGGTGGTGTGAACCGCGCCCGGGTCCCCGGGATTCCAAGCTATGAGGAAGATTTCGTCGACAACTATGAAATTGGCTGGAAAACAACCTGGATGGACAATAGACTCCGGTTTAACGGCGCAGTGTACTATGTTGAATGGTCTGACGTTCAACTCGGTGTATTGGATTTCGCAGTCTCAAACCTCACCATTATCCGAAATGCGGGTAACTCGAGGACCTATGGAGCCGAGTTTGATCTTGTTTTCGCTGCAACGGAGAATTTGACATTGTCAATGTCCGGTTCCTACAACGACGCCAAACTTACAACGGCGTATGAAAATAGGTATGAGGATGATGGAGACACTGTTATCGAAACTATTGCACCGGCTGGTACACGAATGCCTTTTGTTCCAGAGTTTCAGTTTACGGCAATTGCCCGCTATGAGGCAGAGGTTGGCAATTTACCAGGATTTTTGCAGGCAGCCTATTCCTACACAGGCTATAGCTGGAATAATCTTGATATTAGTCTGCGCGAAAAACAGCATGCCTATGGCCTTCTGAACCTGTCTGCCGGCGTCAGCGGGGATAACTGGACCTTCAGTGTCTTTGCCGACAACGTCACTGACACTCGTGCGGAGATCGCAAAATATTACCCGGGTTATCCGAGTGAGCTGGATACGACAACGTCAACCAACCGTCCCCGGACGATTGGCGCACGTTTTGGTCAGAAGTTCTGA
- a CDS encoding TonB-dependent receptor, which translates to MASTMLLSGALSAQQAVYAAEEGEVVLEEIIVTSQKRESSLQDVSLSVQVLGKQQLEDLNVNAFDDYIQFLPTVSFQTARPGQSQVYMRGISSGGDGVHSGSMPSVGVYLDEQPITTINQILDIHAYDIARIETLSGPQGTLFGSSSQAGTMRIITNKPVIGEFEAGYDVAVNTVKNGEAGFTLEGYANIPMTDNSAIRLVAWHEDDGGYIDNVPATIEYAASGIVKDNADIVEENFNDTTTTGARGLLRVDLNENWTVTPGLIFQHQKSTGSFTHDPEDIGDLKARDFFPTEYDEDWYQATLTVEGKIGDLDVVYAGAYLNRNVDSIYDYSGYAEFLENLYAGYDYDCVYYTAGGDCADPSQYVLGDEKYTRQSHELRIQSPQENRLRWIAGLFYQRQVHDFDLQWVVPDMNPANSVIPDGHTTWQTKQVRIDRDYAVFGEVSFDLTD; encoded by the coding sequence ATGGCTTCGACGATGCTGTTGTCCGGGGCCCTTTCGGCACAACAGGCAGTCTACGCTGCTGAAGAAGGGGAAGTGGTCCTCGAAGAGATCATCGTGACTTCCCAGAAACGTGAATCAAGCCTGCAGGATGTTTCTTTGTCTGTGCAGGTTCTTGGTAAGCAGCAACTGGAAGACCTGAACGTCAATGCCTTTGACGACTACATCCAGTTCCTGCCGACGGTATCCTTCCAGACCGCTCGACCCGGTCAGTCCCAGGTTTACATGCGCGGGATTTCCAGCGGCGGCGACGGCGTTCATTCCGGATCCATGCCAAGTGTCGGTGTCTATCTTGATGAGCAGCCCATCACCACCATCAACCAGATTCTGGACATTCATGCCTATGATATTGCACGGATCGAAACATTGTCCGGACCGCAGGGCACCCTGTTTGGCTCAAGCAGCCAGGCTGGCACCATGCGGATTATTACAAATAAGCCTGTGATTGGTGAATTTGAAGCCGGTTACGATGTCGCGGTGAATACAGTTAAAAATGGTGAAGCGGGCTTCACCCTTGAGGGGTATGCAAATATTCCAATGACCGATAACAGCGCCATTCGTCTGGTGGCCTGGCATGAGGATGACGGTGGTTATATCGATAACGTGCCGGCCACCATTGAGTATGCTGCCAGTGGTATTGTCAAGGATAACGCCGATATTGTTGAGGAAAACTTCAATGATACCACAACAACCGGCGCACGCGGCCTGTTGAGGGTTGATCTGAATGAAAACTGGACTGTGACTCCGGGGCTGATTTTCCAGCATCAGAAATCCACTGGCTCATTCACCCATGACCCGGAAGATATCGGTGACTTGAAGGCACGGGATTTTTTCCCCACCGAATATGATGAAGATTGGTATCAGGCGACACTGACGGTCGAGGGCAAAATTGGTGATCTGGATGTGGTCTATGCAGGTGCTTACCTGAACCGTAATGTGGACAGTATCTATGATTATTCCGGATATGCGGAATTTCTGGAAAATCTTTATGCCGGATATGATTACGATTGTGTCTATTATACAGCCGGTGGAGATTGTGCGGATCCGTCACAGTATGTTCTGGGTGATGAAAAATACACCCGCCAAAGTCATGAACTTCGTATCCAGTCGCCGCAGGAAAACCGTCTCCGCTGGATCGCCGGCCTATTTTATCAGCGCCAGGTCCATGATTTTGACCTGCAGTGGGTAGTACCGGATATGAACCCCGCCAATTCCGTCATTCCTGACGGTCATACAACATGGCAGACCAAACAGGTACGTATCGACCGGGATTATGCAGTTTTCGGAGAGGTAAGTTTCGATCTAACCGATTAG
- a CDS encoding tetratricopeptide repeat-containing sulfotransferase family protein codes for MSSANQDPHGDLKTALNHAASLLQQNPALAEQQAREILKVIPDFDPANHILGASLRFQGKLPEALMVMEPLTDKLPFSAPIWHEYGLALAAAGNGDNAVKALRQAASLNPQQAEAWRALAEQLTLSGDSTAGEKAIEKYISCLTSHPELNQATALFHQGKIAEAERLARDILKNHPTDVVAMRLLADIGVKVGQYDDAKNLLERALELAPNFHLARHSYVITLYRGQDLIKAIEEINKLLAIEPNNPNYLTLKGTVLVRKGDHADALEIYEKLLTNYPKQSKGQLNYGHTLKTVGRLDEAITAYHRSIELSNEAGEAYWSLANLKTYKFSDKDVEHMLSLVTSEGGDPDDQSHLAFALGKAYEDRGDYENAFKYYKRGNAIRRLQHPYDAKINIYESVRQIKCFDRNFFAARQGWGCPARDPIFIVGLPRAGSTLLEQILASHSQVEGTAELIDIIAMSRKLGGKKRHNAATLYPEVLQDLSQEELRELGESYLDTTRVQRSTDAPYFIDKMPNNFQHIGLIHSILPNAKIIDARRHPMGGCFSGYKQLFARGQAFTYNLEDVGHYYRDYVKLMDHWDVVLPGRVHRVQYEEMVADTENQIRRLLDYCGLEFEESCLKFYETDRAIRTPSAEQVRQPIYKAGLEQWRHFEPWLDPLKEALGPVLERYPIE; via the coding sequence ATGTCTTCAGCAAATCAGGATCCGCACGGGGATCTAAAAACCGCCCTGAACCATGCCGCCAGCCTGTTGCAACAGAATCCTGCATTGGCTGAACAACAGGCACGGGAGATATTGAAAGTTATCCCGGACTTCGATCCGGCAAACCATATTTTGGGTGCCTCGCTCAGATTCCAGGGGAAATTGCCAGAGGCCCTTATGGTGATGGAACCTCTGACGGACAAACTTCCCTTCTCTGCCCCAATCTGGCATGAGTACGGCCTCGCCCTTGCTGCTGCCGGCAATGGAGACAACGCCGTCAAGGCACTGCGGCAAGCCGCTTCGCTCAATCCGCAACAGGCTGAGGCATGGCGTGCCCTTGCTGAACAACTGACCCTGTCCGGTGACAGTACTGCGGGTGAAAAGGCGATAGAGAAATACATCTCCTGCCTGACCAGCCATCCGGAACTCAATCAGGCCACAGCACTTTTTCACCAGGGGAAAATTGCCGAGGCGGAACGGCTCGCCCGCGATATCCTGAAAAACCACCCGACTGATGTTGTCGCCATGCGTTTGCTGGCTGACATTGGCGTTAAAGTGGGACAATATGACGACGCTAAAAACCTGCTTGAGCGGGCGCTTGAACTGGCCCCGAATTTCCATCTTGCCCGGCACAGCTACGTAATTACCCTGTATCGGGGACAGGATCTGATTAAAGCAATTGAAGAAATTAACAAACTCCTTGCCATAGAACCGAACAATCCCAATTACCTGACACTCAAGGGTACGGTTCTGGTACGCAAGGGAGATCATGCTGACGCGTTGGAAATCTATGAAAAGCTTCTCACCAACTATCCGAAACAGTCCAAGGGCCAGTTGAATTATGGTCATACTCTGAAAACAGTCGGCCGTCTGGATGAGGCCATTACCGCCTATCACAGATCCATTGAACTCAGCAACGAAGCCGGGGAAGCCTACTGGTCACTGGCTAATCTGAAGACTTATAAATTCAGCGACAAGGATGTGGAACATATGCTGTCGCTGGTGACCAGCGAGGGAGGCGATCCGGATGATCAGTCCCATCTGGCGTTTGCCTTGGGCAAAGCCTATGAGGATCGCGGCGATTATGAAAATGCCTTCAAATATTACAAACGCGGCAATGCGATCCGGCGCCTTCAGCATCCTTATGATGCCAAGATCAACATCTATGAATCCGTCCGCCAGATCAAATGCTTTGATCGCAATTTTTTTGCTGCCCGACAGGGTTGGGGTTGCCCTGCCCGCGATCCGATCTTTATTGTCGGGCTGCCGCGCGCCGGCTCTACTCTGCTGGAACAGATCCTGGCCAGCCATTCACAAGTGGAAGGCACCGCCGAGCTTATCGATATCATCGCTATGAGCCGCAAACTCGGCGGCAAAAAGAGACATAATGCCGCCACCCTCTACCCGGAAGTACTGCAAGACCTTTCGCAAGAAGAACTTCGTGAACTGGGCGAAAGTTATCTGGACACGACACGGGTGCAGCGCAGCACAGACGCACCCTATTTCATCGACAAGATGCCAAATAATTTCCAGCATATCGGGTTGATCCATTCGATCCTGCCCAATGCCAAAATCATTGACGCCCGCCGGCATCCCATGGGCGGCTGTTTTTCAGGATACAAACAGCTTTTCGCCCGCGGCCAGGCCTTCACATATAACCTTGAGGACGTTGGACATTATTACCGGGACTATGTGAAACTGATGGATCACTGGGACGTGGTTCTGCCCGGCCGCGTACACCGTGTCCAGTATGAGGAAATGGTGGCGGATACGGAAAACCAGATTCGCCGGCTCCTGGACTATTGCGGGCTGGAGTTCGAGGAGTCCTGCCTGAAATTCTACGAAACCGACCGGGCGATCCGCACCCCAAGTGCGGAACAGGTGCGCCAGCCCATCTACAAGGCCGGGCTTGAACAATGGCGACATTTCGAACCCTGGCTCGATCCGCTCAAGGAAGCGCTCGGACCCGTCCTCGAGCGTTATCCGATCGAATAA
- a CDS encoding M20/M25/M40 family metallo-hydrolase, with protein MKKIWAVLAGGIILASNLCLPVRAATDAQPFQDKALEMLKTTVAIRSAEGSGLVPRVAEYLAGEFRNAGFPAEDIHLLPMGDTAALVVRFRGDGRLGKKPILLSAHMDVVDALPEDWERDPFTLIEENGYYFGRGSSDNKFGVSVLSATLMRLKADGYVPGRDLVLALSGDEESLMATTRALATTYRDLIDAEFALVADGGGGQLDEDGVAVSYTVDSAEKTYATFEMKAVNPGGHSSLPRKDNAIKDLSAALDKIFAFEFPVMSSELTRAYFSRTAPLVGGELGKAMKRFAENPDDREAVDLLRSRPEYVGSTGTTCIPTMLRGGHAENALPQSAVATINCRIFPGVGVQKTLETLKKVVANDALEWTVLDEPLESDASPMRKDVFDAIANGVHASYPGLPIIPHMASGASDALHFRAVGIPSYTFSGIFMKASDEYAHGLNERVPVATLPVALKMWHSILTELTK; from the coding sequence ATGAAGAAAATATGGGCCGTTCTTGCTGGCGGCATTATACTCGCAAGTAATCTTTGCCTTCCTGTCCGGGCGGCAACAGACGCGCAGCCGTTCCAGGACAAGGCCCTGGAAATGCTGAAAACAACGGTTGCCATCCGTTCGGCCGAAGGATCGGGGCTTGTGCCCAGGGTCGCCGAATATCTTGCCGGTGAATTCCGGAACGCCGGCTTCCCGGCAGAAGATATTCATCTTCTGCCCATGGGAGATACAGCAGCCCTGGTGGTTCGGTTTCGCGGTGATGGACGACTGGGTAAAAAACCGATCCTGCTGTCCGCCCATATGGATGTGGTGGATGCCCTGCCGGAGGACTGGGAACGCGATCCCTTCACCCTGATCGAGGAAAATGGATACTACTTCGGTCGCGGTTCCAGTGATAACAAGTTCGGAGTTTCGGTTCTGTCAGCCACCCTGATGCGCCTGAAAGCGGACGGATATGTGCCTGGTCGGGATCTTGTCCTGGCCCTGTCCGGCGATGAAGAAAGCCTGATGGCAACAACCCGTGCGCTGGCGACCACATACCGGGACCTGATTGATGCGGAATTTGCCCTGGTGGCCGATGGCGGCGGCGGACAGCTTGACGAGGATGGCGTGGCTGTTTCCTATACTGTGGATAGTGCAGAGAAAACCTATGCCACTTTTGAGATGAAGGCCGTAAATCCGGGTGGCCACAGTTCGTTACCCCGGAAGGATAATGCAATCAAGGATCTGTCAGCGGCACTTGATAAAATCTTTGCCTTCGAATTTCCGGTCATGTCCAGTGAACTGACCCGGGCCTATTTTTCCAGGACGGCGCCTCTTGTCGGCGGTGAACTGGGTAAGGCTATGAAGCGTTTTGCGGAAAATCCCGATGACCGGGAGGCTGTAGACCTACTGCGCAGTCGTCCGGAATATGTGGGTTCCACCGGCACCACCTGCATCCCGACCATGCTGAGGGGCGGTCATGCGGAAAATGCATTGCCCCAGTCTGCGGTTGCCACTATCAACTGCCGTATTTTTCCGGGCGTTGGTGTGCAGAAGACGCTTGAGACCCTGAAAAAGGTTGTGGCCAATGACGCACTGGAATGGACCGTTCTTGATGAACCGCTGGAAAGTGATGCATCGCCCATGCGCAAGGATGTGTTTGATGCCATCGCCAACGGGGTGCATGCGTCCTATCCGGGCTTGCCGATCATTCCGCATATGGCGTCCGGCGCCTCCGATGCGCTGCATTTCCGGGCAGTCGGTATTCCCAGTTATACTTTTTCAGGTATTTTCATGAAGGCGTCTGATGAATATGCCCACGGCCTGAATGAACGTGTGCCGGTGGCGACCCTGCCGGTGGCCCTGAAAATGTGGCATTCCATTCTGACAGAACTTACAAAATAA